In the Carassius gibelio isolate Cgi1373 ecotype wild population from Czech Republic chromosome A2, carGib1.2-hapl.c, whole genome shotgun sequence genome, one interval contains:
- the LOC128030935 gene encoding uncharacterized protein KIAA0040, giving the protein MKEEILQFFNDIWNLVSAKQNESIYNTVCLVVLLTLPLVIIFTSLLICCHCCCCRNADRSPCCCCKGETSVPDVKSEKRKKKNGNQNEEDLWISVKTDPISNERLALTMV; this is encoded by the coding sequence ATGAAGGAGGAAATCCTGCAGTTTTTCAACGATATATGGAACCTCGTTTCAGCCAAGCAAAACGAGAGCATCTACAACACTGTGTGCCTGGTGGTGCTTCTGACTCTACCGCTAGTTATCATCTTCACTTCTCTGCTGATTTGCTGTCATTGTTGCTGCTGTCGTAATGCCGACAGATCCCCGTGTTGTTGTTGTAAAGGTGAAACCTCAGTCCCTGATGTGAAATCcgaaaagaggaaaaagaaaaatggcaaCCAGAATGAAGAAGACTTGTGGATATCTGTCAAAACAGATCCCATTAGTAATGAAAGACTTGCACTGACTATGGTTTAA